One Solanum pennellii chromosome 10, SPENNV200 genomic region harbors:
- the LOC107032159 gene encoding chromo domain protein LHP1-like: MKGGKNKNSDLVSDTETAPAPAPAPPCDDVNESEGAAEGDVGIQQQELTANDQKPKLAEGFYEIETVRRKRIRKGKIQYLIKWRGWPETANTWEPVDNLMTCYDVIDAFEASLQSGKQRKRKRTHGVNDSQIKTKQQEEHHSPADAVKLRIIEEPVPLPTLDHVDRNASGFNNFEVANDNDLMLDSSLKKIEEQNKLNLKLTELKGLMATIEASVENGAIEASVEKGAKEASVDNGALATKEASVENALLATKEASVVKGFMTAKEASVENRVMATKEAAVVKGFMTAKDSSVENRAIATKEASVKMGVMATNEASVKMGVIITKEASMEDWVMATKEASVVKGVVITKEASVENVVMTTKEASMDEGAMAAKEASADRSNNAFTNGFSMADGTESLQSGRCTGAKRRKSASVRRFIPQATSGVVKDLQDAVANATSGHLVALMQEEVHDQGLVGNVLGCNNKCDRFKDTYAITEIIKAESYSPPDIENGLKDVSVTFLVKRSDGTEDVVDNKFMKTNNPLLLISYYEKHIQHHPYQ; the protein is encoded by the exons ATGAAAGGAGGGAAAAACAAGAATTCCGATTTGGTATCGGATACCGAAACGGCACCGGCACCAGCACCAGCACCACCTTGTGATGATGTGAATGAAAGCGAGGGCGCTGCTGAAGGGGATGTGGGAATCCAACAACAAGAATTGACTGCTAATGATCAAAAGCCCAAACTTGCTGAAGGGTTTTATGAGATTGAGACCGTAAGAAGAAAGAGGATTCGAAAG GGCAAAATTCAGTATCTGATCAAATG GCGAGGATGGCCGGAGACTGCAAACACATGGGAACCTGTCGATAATCTAATGACGTGCTATGATGTTATCGACGCATTCGAAGCGAG CTTGCAATCAGGGAAGCAGCGTAAGCGTAAGCGCACTCATGGGGTTAATGACTctcaaatcaaaacaaaacagCAAGAAGAACATCATTCCCCTGCAGATGCAGTGAAGCTTAGGATAATTGAGGAACCTGTGCCTCTGCCTACATTGGATCATGTGGATAGAAATGCTAGTGGTTTTAATAATTTCGAAGTGGCGAATGACAACGATTTAATGTTGGATTcctctctaaaaaaaattgaagagcaAAACAAATTGAATTTGAAGCTTACTGAACTAAAGGGACTGATGGCAACAATAGAGGCCTCTGTTGAAAACGGTGCAATAGAGGCCTCTGTCGAAAAGGGTGCAAAAGAGGCTTCGGTGGACAATGGGGCACTGGCAACCAAAGAGGCCTCTGTGGAAAATGCATTGCTGGCAACAAAAGAGGCCTCTGTGGTAAAGGGATTCATGACAGCAAAAGAGGCCTCTGTGGAAAATAGGGTGATGGCAACAAAAGAGGCCGCTGTGGTAAAGGGATTCATGACAGCAAAAGACTCCTCTGTGGAAAATAGGGCGATAGCAACAAAAGAGGCCTCTGTGAAAATGGGAGTCATGGCAACAAATGAGGCCTCTGTGAAAATGGGAGTCATCATAACAAAAGAGGCCTCTATGGAAGATTGGGTGATGGCAACAAAAGAGGCCTCTGTGGTAAAGGGAGTCGTGATAACAAAAGAAGCCTCTGTGGAAAATGTAGTCATGACAACAAAAGAGGCCTCTATGGACGAGGGAGCGATGGCAGCAAAAGAGGCATCTGCAGATAGATCCAACAATGCCTTCACAAATGGATTTTCAATGGCTGATGGAACGGAATCACTTCAATCTGGTCGCTGCACAGGAGCTAAAAGGAGGAAGTCTGCTTCTGTTCGGAGGTTTATACCGCAAGCTACTTCAGGTGTAGTGAAGGATCTCCAAGATGCTGTAGCAAATGCTACTAGTGGCCATTTGGTTGCATTAATGCAGGAAGAAGTTCACGATCAAGGACTTGTAGGAAATGTTTTGGGTTGTAATAATAAGTGTGATCGGTTCAAAGATACATATGCCATAACAGAAATTATCAAGGCCGAGAGCTATTCACCACCTGATATAGAAAATGGCTTGAAGGATGTATCTGTGACCTTTCTAGTTAAGAG GTCAGATGGAACGGAAGATGTTGTGGATAACAAGTTTATGAAGACGAATAATCCACTTTTG CTGATAAGCTATTACGAGAAGCATATTCAACATCATCCGTATCAATGA